A stretch of Candidatus Bathyarchaeota archaeon DNA encodes these proteins:
- a CDS encoding Lrp/AsnC ligand binding domain-containing protein, producing the protein MGVLKAFVLMNTELGQEASVVEALTRMEGVKKAYALYGIYDVIAEIEAESMDNVRNIVFTKIRQLPNVRSTVTLITYGESFIR; encoded by the coding sequence GTGGGGGTCTTGAAGGCTTTCGTCCTCATGAACACAGAGCTGGGCCAGGAGGCCTCAGTGGTTGAGGCCTTGACCCGTATGGAGGGGGTTAAAAAGGCCTACGCCCTCTACGGCATCTATGACGTCATCGCTGAGATAGAGGCCGAGTCCATGGATAATGTAAGAAACATAGTCTTCACTAAGATCAGGCAGCTGCCGAATGTCAGGAGCACCGTGACACTCATCACATACGGAGAATCCTTTATCAGGTAG
- a CDS encoding DHH family phosphoesterase, producing the protein MNLELERQFLDSIEVAAELYERHVERGDPVRIVSHSDADGIAAGGILSLTSLRSGVPFKTTCEVRLDEEILKGISEEKAPLIIFSDIGSSYLDIIAKHLSDSDVIILDHHPPIEAEEGRIVHINPVSHGLDGSRGISGAGVAYLFSRRIDEGNIALSPLGVVGALADQQDKGEGKSLTGLNRRIEEEAKEAGLLETRTDITLYGYETRPLYRALAYTTNPYIPGLSGREDRCLAFLKELGIELKREGRWRALRDLTEEEKRSLFSALSQHMIQEQCSVEAIHELIGKVYTFKKEEAWTPMRDGREYASLLNACARMERPSLGIAVCLGDRGSAVEEAEATLNEYRRKIAEYLDLVRERASIVEMENIYALSAQDEIDDRIIGVVASILISTGILKKKMPIVALAKAEGGLLKVSGRLTDELAMEGINLGKVMMEAAERFNGRGGGHDIAAGAFIQEIYEDEFIRLVNRLVGEQRKARGTHNFKIQL; encoded by the coding sequence ATGAATCTGGAGCTGGAGAGGCAGTTTCTCGACTCCATAGAGGTGGCGGCGGAGCTATACGAGCGGCATGTGGAGAGGGGAGACCCCGTTAGGATAGTCTCCCACAGCGACGCCGACGGGATAGCCGCTGGCGGGATCCTCAGCCTAACCTCATTGAGGTCTGGTGTACCCTTCAAGACAACCTGCGAGGTCAGGCTCGACGAGGAGATCCTGAAAGGGATCTCGGAGGAGAAGGCCCCCCTCATAATATTCTCAGACATAGGCAGCAGCTACCTAGACATCATAGCAAAACACCTATCGGACTCCGACGTCATAATCTTGGACCACCATCCCCCCATAGAGGCAGAGGAGGGCCGGATAGTCCACATAAACCCGGTGTCGCACGGCTTAGACGGCTCAAGGGGCATAAGCGGCGCGGGGGTCGCATACCTCTTCTCAAGGCGGATCGACGAGGGGAACATAGCCCTGAGCCCCCTGGGAGTGGTCGGAGCCCTAGCAGACCAGCAGGATAAGGGAGAGGGGAAGTCCCTCACAGGCCTGAACAGGAGGATAGAGGAAGAAGCTAAAGAGGCAGGCTTACTGGAGACTAGGACCGATATAACCCTATACGGATATGAGACGAGGCCCCTATACAGGGCCCTAGCATACACCACAAACCCATACATACCAGGCCTGAGCGGGAGGGAGGACAGATGCCTAGCCTTCCTAAAGGAGCTTGGGATAGAGCTGAAGAGGGAGGGGAGATGGAGGGCCCTGAGGGACCTAACAGAGGAGGAGAAGAGGAGCCTCTTCTCAGCCCTCTCCCAGCACATGATCCAAGAGCAGTGCAGCGTCGAGGCCATCCACGAGCTCATAGGGAAGGTCTACACCTTCAAGAAGGAGGAGGCCTGGACACCCATGAGGGATGGAAGGGAGTACGCCTCCCTCCTGAACGCCTGCGCGAGGATGGAGAGGCCCAGCCTCGGCATAGCCGTATGCCTAGGAGACAGGGGATCAGCAGTCGAGGAGGCCGAGGCCACCCTGAACGAGTACAGGAGGAAGATAGCAGAGTACCTAGACCTGGTGAGGGAGAGGGCCTCCATAGTCGAGATGGAGAACATATACGCCCTCAGCGCCCAGGATGAGATAGACGACAGGATAATAGGGGTTGTGGCCTCCATCCTCATCTCAACGGGAATCCTGAAGAAGAAGATGCCGATAGTGGCACTGGCCAAGGCTGAGGGGGGCCTCCTGAAGGTCTCGGGGAGGCTCACAGACGAGCTGGCAATGGAGGGAATAAACCTCGGGAAGGTCATGATGGAGGCAGCCGAGAGGTTTAACGGGAGGGGAGGAGGACACGATATAGCCGCAGGAGCATTTATACAAGAGATATACGAGGATGAGTTCATCAGGCTGGTGAACAGACTTGTCGGGGAGCAGAGAAAGGCAAGAGGCACACATAATTTTAAGATACAGCTCTGA
- a CDS encoding bifunctional N(6)-L-threonylcarbamoyladenine synthase/serine/threonine protein kinase: MICLGIESTADNLGVGVASSDGAILANEVSTYTPEKGGIHPREAARHHAMEIGEVIARALERAGLEAGDIDVVAFSRGPGLGPCLRTGATAARALASYLGVPLVGVNHCVAHIEIGRLSSGAEDPLTLYVSGGNTIVAGFEAGRYRVYGETLDIAVGNCLDVFAREAGLPYPGGPAVERMALKGERLIPLPYVVKGMDLSFTGLLTAALQELKRGCWRLEDLCYSLQEVAYAMLGEVTERALAHTRKPELLLTGGVAANRRLRSIIQSIAEEHGATPHYVPTGYATDNGAMIAWTGILAYTHGMTTPLERSHIDSDWRIDEVEVPWRKEGSKSELKIGRGEDAEPSGSKMVLISKGAEADLWLDEDWNGRRVIIKRRGKKSYRHPDLDEELRRYRTVHEAEIIHRAKRAGVSTPIIYQVDPEGKAIVMQYVEGVRVREALESLDHGDRVRLFRLIGVKAGRLHGAGIIHGDLTTSNIIWNGESPFFIDFGLAELSREAEKRGVDLHLMRRMLMSTHFPHVKELSTAFEEGYRSIMGAEAEEAIRKVREIERRGRYVKRENESDMDADG, encoded by the coding sequence ATCATCTGCCTCGGCATAGAGTCCACGGCAGACAACCTGGGGGTTGGGGTCGCCTCCTCCGACGGGGCCATCCTAGCTAACGAGGTGAGCACCTACACCCCCGAGAAGGGGGGTATCCACCCAAGGGAGGCTGCGCGCCACCACGCCATGGAGATCGGGGAGGTCATAGCCAGGGCCCTAGAAAGGGCCGGGCTGGAGGCCGGAGACATCGATGTCGTGGCGTTCTCCAGGGGGCCGGGATTGGGCCCCTGCCTGAGAACCGGGGCCACGGCGGCCAGGGCTCTAGCCTCATACCTCGGCGTCCCCCTCGTCGGGGTTAACCACTGCGTAGCCCACATAGAGATCGGGCGCCTCTCATCAGGGGCAGAGGACCCCCTCACCCTATACGTCTCTGGTGGGAACACCATCGTCGCGGGGTTCGAGGCCGGAAGGTACAGGGTCTACGGGGAGACCCTAGACATAGCGGTCGGGAACTGCCTAGACGTCTTCGCCAGGGAGGCAGGGCTGCCATATCCGGGAGGCCCAGCGGTTGAGAGGATGGCCCTCAAGGGGGAGAGGCTCATCCCACTACCATACGTGGTTAAGGGGATGGACCTGAGCTTCACAGGCCTCCTGACAGCCGCCCTGCAGGAGCTGAAGAGGGGATGCTGGAGGCTAGAGGACCTCTGCTACAGCCTCCAGGAGGTGGCCTACGCGATGCTGGGAGAGGTCACTGAGAGGGCCCTAGCCCACACGAGAAAGCCCGAGCTCCTCCTCACCGGGGGCGTCGCCGCGAACAGGAGGCTCCGCTCCATAATCCAGTCCATAGCGGAGGAGCATGGGGCCACCCCCCACTACGTGCCCACGGGCTACGCCACGGACAACGGGGCCATGATAGCCTGGACGGGCATCCTAGCATACACCCACGGGATGACAACACCCCTGGAGAGGAGCCACATAGACAGCGACTGGAGGATAGACGAGGTGGAAGTCCCATGGAGAAAGGAGGGCTCCAAATCCGAGCTGAAGATCGGGCGAGGTGAGGACGCTGAGCCCAGCGGCTCGAAGATGGTTCTGATATCAAAGGGGGCTGAGGCGGACCTCTGGCTCGACGAAGACTGGAATGGGAGGAGGGTGATCATAAAGAGGAGGGGTAAAAAGAGCTATCGCCACCCTGACCTAGATGAGGAGCTGAGGAGGTACAGGACGGTACACGAGGCCGAGATCATCCACAGGGCGAAGAGGGCGGGGGTCTCCACGCCGATCATCTATCAGGTCGATCCGGAGGGAAAGGCGATAGTGATGCAGTACGTCGAGGGGGTGAGGGTCAGGGAGGCCCTGGAGAGCCTCGACCACGGGGATAGAGTCAGGCTCTTCAGGCTCATAGGGGTGAAGGCGGGGAGGCTGCATGGGGCTGGTATAATCCACGGGGACCTCACCACATCCAACATAATCTGGAACGGGGAGTCCCCCTTCTTCATAGACTTCGGCCTCGCAGAGCTGTCAAGGGAGGCTGAGAAGAGGGGGGTGGACCTCCACCTGATGAGGAGGATGCTCATGAGCACCCACTTCCCCCACGTCAAGGAGCTCTCCACGGCCTTCGAGGAGGGCTACAGGAGCATCATGGGGGCTGAGGCAGAGGAGGCCATAAGGAAGGTGAGGGAGATAGAGAGGAGGGGCAGATATGTCAAGAGGGAAAACGAGAGCGATATGGATGCTGACGGGTAA
- a CDS encoding XTP/dITP diphosphatase — protein sequence MLTGNPHKYEEGRLTLSEMGIDLHLLRGEKLEIQADELEEIASHSLEGISINDPRLIISEESGLFIERYGGFPGPYSSYTLRKIGLIGILKLMEGLEDRRAYYKSVIALKHGCDLHLFQGVVWGRISPEPRGTGGFGYDPIFIPDEGDGRTFGEMTIEEKNAISHRARAFRMLGAWLKSNPRI from the coding sequence ATGCTGACGGGTAACCCCCACAAGTATGAGGAGGGGAGGCTCACCCTCTCCGAGATGGGAATCGACCTCCACCTATTAAGAGGGGAGAAGCTCGAGATACAAGCCGACGAGTTGGAGGAGATAGCATCCCACAGCCTAGAGGGGATATCCATCAACGACCCACGCCTAATAATCTCCGAGGAGTCAGGCCTCTTCATAGAGCGATACGGGGGATTTCCAGGCCCATACTCCTCCTACACCCTAAGGAAGATCGGCCTCATTGGGATACTGAAGCTCATGGAGGGCCTCGAGGATAGAAGGGCATACTACAAGTCTGTGATAGCTCTCAAGCACGGATGCGATCTACACCTCTTCCAAGGCGTGGTCTGGGGGAGGATCTCACCGGAGCCCCGGGGAACAGGGGGCTTCGGATACGACCCCATCTTCATACCAGATGAGGGGGACGGAAGGACCTTCGGGGAGATGACCATAGAGGAGAAGAACGCCATATCCCACAGGGCTAGGGCATTCAGGATGCTCGGAGCCTGGCTCAAATCAAACCCAAGGATATAA
- a CDS encoding 30S ribosomal protein S15: protein MVGRRALMLGGSRSTRPVSKRPPGWVVYQPEEVKALVISLAREGRTPSEIGNILRDEHGIPLVKPIVGEGILEILREAQMAPKLPEDLQNLISRAANIRRHLERNPKDYSNKRGLQLAEARIYKLAKYYKRKGLIPPDWEYRPSMITF from the coding sequence ATGGTTGGAAGAAGGGCGCTAATGCTGGGGGGATCCCGATCTACAAGGCCTGTCTCAAAGAGGCCCCCGGGATGGGTTGTATACCAGCCCGAGGAGGTGAAGGCCCTGGTGATAAGCCTAGCCAGGGAGGGGAGAACCCCCAGCGAGATAGGCAACATCCTGAGGGATGAGCATGGAATACCCCTGGTAAAGCCGATCGTGGGAGAGGGGATCCTAGAGATCCTTCGGGAGGCCCAGATGGCCCCGAAGCTCCCAGAGGATCTCCAGAACCTCATCTCAAGGGCGGCCAACATCAGGAGGCATCTGGAGCGCAACCCCAAGGACTACAGCAACAAGAGGGGCCTGCAGCTGGCTGAGGCGAGGATATACAAGCTGGCCAAGTACTACAAGAGGAAGGGCCTCATACCACCAGACTGGGAATACAGGCCCAGCATGATCACATTCTAA
- a CDS encoding IMP cyclohydrolase, producing the protein MEEMRKRYRTPTEEGFPDRLSMHIGGEEMIYEKAMSLRYGENPHQPAALYRPLRGHPVIGNLKLIKGGKGGLSQTNIEDVNNALNILKYFEEPACAVMKHLNPSGVAASRGGFESLRDIYIRARDCDSVAAYGSVVVFNSTLDEGTGEEVASTFVEVVAAPSFEEEAIGVLSSRRDLRIIQFQNLATLSRFIGDPPQPYNISILVDGSIIVSAPLLTRIRGPGDLRIVTRRNPTERELDDLIFSWYICMNVRSNGIVVSRDRATLGIGAGQQDRVTAVRLALEKAAERGHREELKGAVLASDGFFPFSDSVELMAKYGITACIQPGGSIRDEEVIKACEEHGIAMAFTDERCFRHF; encoded by the coding sequence TTGGAGGAGATGAGGAAAAGGTATAGGACCCCAACCGAGGAGGGTTTTCCCGATAGGCTCAGCATGCACATAGGCGGGGAGGAGATGATCTACGAGAAGGCGATGAGCCTCAGGTATGGGGAGAACCCCCACCAACCGGCTGCCCTATACAGGCCGTTGAGAGGCCATCCGGTCATTGGGAACTTGAAGTTGATAAAGGGGGGGAAGGGGGGCCTAAGCCAGACCAACATAGAGGACGTCAACAACGCCCTAAACATCCTCAAGTACTTCGAGGAGCCGGCCTGCGCCGTCATGAAGCACCTGAACCCCTCGGGCGTTGCGGCCTCCAGAGGCGGATTTGAAAGCCTCAGGGATATCTATATAAGGGCTAGGGACTGCGACAGCGTAGCGGCCTACGGGAGCGTCGTAGTCTTCAACTCGACCTTGGATGAGGGGACAGGCGAGGAGGTCGCTTCAACCTTCGTTGAGGTGGTGGCGGCCCCCTCATTCGAGGAGGAGGCCATAGGGGTTCTCTCGAGTAGGAGGGACTTGAGGATAATCCAGTTCCAGAATCTAGCCACTCTAAGCAGGTTCATAGGGGATCCCCCCCAGCCATACAACATCTCCATCCTCGTTGACGGCTCAATAATAGTCTCAGCCCCCCTTCTGACGAGGATTAGAGGGCCGGGGGATCTGAGGATAGTGACCAGGAGAAACCCCACCGAGAGGGAGCTCGACGACCTCATATTCTCCTGGTACATCTGTATGAACGTGAGATCGAACGGGATAGTAGTATCCAGAGACAGGGCTACTCTAGGCATCGGCGCAGGGCAGCAGGACAGGGTGACGGCTGTCAGGCTGGCCCTAGAGAAGGCCGCTGAGAGGGGCCACAGAGAGGAGCTGAAGGGAGCTGTACTGGCCTCCGACGGATTCTTTCCATTCTCAGACTCGGTCGAGCTCATGGCCAAGTACGGCATCACAGCCTGCATCCAACCAGGAGGCTCCATAAGGGACGAGGAGGTCATAAAGGCCTGCGAAGAGCATGGGATAGCCATGGCCTTCACCGACGAGAGGTGCTTCAGGCACTTCTAA
- a CDS encoding N-glycosylase/DNA lyase codes for MDLVHILEEVSGAPHTLWRYEEVRGPRFQVWIARLDFLGELMKAVEEVRPIVEERIRSFEEAGGDEESLFRELCFCILTANYTAEGGMKIQEALGRGLLTLEREKLSGELRRLGHRYPEARAEYIVEARRLHGRLKETLRNMDEMEAREWLVREVKGLGYKEASHFLRNTGSKNLAILDRHILRFLWGKGLITEIPRGLSKSLYIRLEALMRAIAGRMGITPAELDLYIWYMMTGKILK; via the coding sequence ATGGACCTCGTACACATCCTAGAGGAGGTCTCTGGGGCCCCCCACACCCTATGGCGCTACGAGGAGGTTAGAGGACCCAGATTTCAAGTCTGGATAGCCAGGCTCGACTTCCTAGGGGAGCTCATGAAAGCGGTGGAGGAGGTGAGGCCCATCGTCGAGGAAAGAATCAGATCGTTTGAGGAGGCTGGAGGGGACGAGGAGAGCCTCTTCAGGGAGTTGTGCTTCTGCATCCTCACAGCCAACTACACCGCAGAGGGGGGGATGAAGATCCAGGAAGCCCTTGGAAGGGGTCTCCTGACGCTGGAGAGGGAGAAGCTCTCAGGGGAACTGAGAAGGCTGGGGCACAGATACCCCGAGGCAAGGGCTGAGTACATAGTCGAGGCCAGGAGGCTCCACGGGAGGCTCAAGGAGACCCTAAGAAACATGGATGAGATGGAGGCGAGGGAATGGCTTGTGAGAGAGGTGAAGGGGCTAGGATATAAGGAGGCGAGCCACTTCCTCAGGAACACGGGGTCAAAAAATCTGGCCATCCTAGACAGGCACATATTGAGGTTTCTATGGGGGAAGGGGCTGATAACCGAGATCCCTAGAGGTCTGAGCAAATCCCTATACATAAGGCTTGAGGCTCTAATGAGGGCCATAGCCGGAAGGATGGGAATAACCCCCGCAGAACTAGACCTCTATATATGGTATATGATGACAGGGAAGATCTTGAAATAG
- the guaB gene encoding IMP dehydrogenase has product MGFRDKLFKAVQALTFNDVLLLPGFTSVEPSEVDVRSRATRRVMLNVPFISSPMDTVTESDMAIALARQGGLGVLHRNCSVEAEVEMARRVKRAEALIIRDVVTVGPDITVEELLRLMEAHNIHGFPVVEDDEKLIGIVTARDVRLADPSLRVRDVMTRNVITASEAITLEEAKRILHRERIEKLPIVDGEGRVRGLITMRDITLKGTYPNAIRDEEGRLVCAAAISPFDLPRAKALDKYVDVLFTDVAHFHNRNCFEATKRMLKEISAELVVGNIGTYEAAEDCITKLEGIGGLRVGIGSGSICTTSVVTRAGSPTLFAVSQAADAVRDYGADIPIIADGGIRNPGDVAVALAMGASSTMMGNVFAGCRESPGRLVALEGRYYKEYYGMGSAAAKRKRYAQDRYSQPSKTIDEGVEGWVPYRGTVADIVSEFVGGLQAAMGYVGAENITQMWEKARLALVTEKGADELKPHDILLPGSGRTP; this is encoded by the coding sequence ATGGGTTTTAGGGATAAGCTGTTTAAAGCCGTTCAGGCCCTTACCTTCAACGATGTCCTTCTGCTTCCAGGATTCACCTCCGTGGAGCCCTCAGAGGTTGATGTCAGGAGCAGGGCAACCAGGAGGGTGATGCTGAATGTCCCATTCATCTCCTCCCCCATGGACACGGTCACCGAGAGCGATATGGCCATAGCCCTGGCAAGGCAGGGAGGCCTCGGCGTCCTCCACAGGAACTGCTCCGTGGAGGCGGAGGTGGAGATGGCGAGGAGGGTTAAGAGGGCTGAGGCCCTCATCATAAGGGATGTGGTCACAGTGGGCCCGGATATAACCGTAGAGGAGCTTCTAAGGCTGATGGAGGCCCACAACATCCACGGATTCCCCGTTGTCGAGGATGATGAGAAGCTAATAGGCATCGTCACGGCCAGAGATGTCCGCCTGGCAGATCCATCCCTGAGGGTGAGGGACGTGATGACGAGGAACGTGATAACGGCTAGCGAGGCCATCACCCTAGAGGAGGCCAAGAGGATCCTCCACAGGGAGAGGATAGAGAAGCTCCCCATAGTCGACGGGGAGGGAAGGGTGAGGGGCCTCATAACCATGAGGGACATAACCCTGAAGGGCACCTACCCCAACGCGATAAGAGACGAGGAGGGGAGGCTAGTCTGCGCCGCCGCCATATCCCCCTTCGACCTCCCTAGGGCCAAGGCCCTCGACAAATACGTTGACGTCCTCTTCACCGATGTCGCCCACTTCCACAATAGAAACTGCTTCGAGGCGACAAAGAGGATGTTGAAGGAGATCTCCGCCGAGTTAGTGGTTGGGAACATAGGCACATATGAGGCCGCCGAGGACTGCATAACCAAGCTGGAAGGGATAGGGGGTCTAAGGGTCGGGATAGGAAGCGGCTCCATCTGCACAACGAGCGTGGTGACAAGGGCGGGATCCCCAACCCTCTTCGCAGTATCCCAGGCGGCAGACGCCGTGAGGGATTATGGGGCGGACATCCCGATAATAGCCGATGGAGGGATAAGGAACCCAGGGGATGTAGCGGTCGCCCTGGCGATGGGGGCCTCATCGACCATGATGGGCAACGTCTTCGCCGGGTGTAGAGAGAGCCCAGGGCGGCTGGTCGCCCTGGAGGGGAGATACTACAAGGAGTACTATGGGATGGGTAGCGCCGCTGCGAAGAGGAAAAGGTACGCCCAGGACAGGTACTCCCAGCCCTCAAAGACAATAGATGAGGGGGTGGAGGGATGGGTCCCATACAGGGGGACAGTCGCCGACATAGTCTCCGAGTTCGTGGGAGGCCTCCAGGCAGCCATGGGCTACGTAGGGGCGGAGAACATAACCCAGATGTGGGAGAAGGCCAGATTAGCCCTCGTCACGGAGAAGGGAGCCGATGAGCTGAAGCCCCACGACATCCTCCTACCTGGCTCAGGGAGAACCCCCTAG
- the arcC gene encoding carbamate kinase — protein MGNRVVIALGGNAIKQPDERGTAEEQIRNVRAACRQIAGIIRRGYEVVLTHGNGPQVGNLAIQQEQARDLVPPQPLVVLGAMTQGQIGYLFQQALRNELADVKRPVVTVVTQVLVDKDDPDFRDPHKPVGPFYDEEEAKALMGERGWVMRRVRPDVKGWRRVVPSPRPLAIIEGEAVRRMVDDGMIVIASGGGGIPVIERDGRLEGIDAVIDKDLAGEILAEEVGADIFLILTDVDCVKLDYGKPSERPIRRMTLEEARRYLSEGHFPPGSMGPKVEACIRFLEHGGERAIIASLHDGLEALEGRAGTQITRE, from the coding sequence ATGGGTAATAGGGTTGTCATAGCGCTCGGGGGGAACGCGATAAAGCAGCCCGATGAGAGGGGGACCGCCGAGGAGCAGATTAGGAATGTGAGGGCCGCCTGCCGCCAGATAGCTGGGATAATCCGCAGGGGGTATGAGGTGGTCCTCACCCACGGGAACGGCCCCCAGGTGGGGAACCTTGCTATCCAGCAGGAGCAGGCTAGGGATCTGGTGCCCCCCCAGCCCCTCGTGGTTCTGGGGGCTATGACCCAGGGGCAGATTGGGTACCTCTTCCAGCAGGCCCTGAGAAATGAGCTGGCTGATGTGAAGAGGCCAGTGGTAACAGTCGTGACACAGGTGCTGGTCGACAAGGATGACCCCGACTTCAGGGATCCCCATAAGCCCGTGGGCCCCTTCTACGACGAGGAGGAGGCCAAGGCGTTAATGGGGGAGAGGGGGTGGGTTATGAGGAGGGTCAGGCCTGATGTCAAGGGGTGGAGGAGGGTTGTCCCATCCCCGAGGCCCCTCGCCATAATAGAGGGGGAGGCTGTTAGAAGGATGGTCGACGACGGGATGATAGTAATAGCATCTGGGGGAGGGGGGATACCCGTGATAGAGAGGGATGGAAGGCTTGAGGGCATAGACGCGGTCATAGATAAGGACCTGGCCGGGGAGATCCTGGCGGAGGAGGTGGGGGCTGATATATTCCTGATCCTCACAGACGTGGACTGCGTGAAGCTGGACTATGGGAAGCCCTCCGAGAGGCCTATAAGGCGGATGACCTTAGAGGAGGCGAGGAGGTACCTCTCAGAGGGGCATTTCCCGCCGGGCAGCATGGGGCCCAAGGTTGAGGCATGCATCAGGTTCCTGGAGCATGGTGGGGAGAGGGCGATAATAGCATCCCTACATGATGGGCTGGAGGCCTTGGAGGGGAGGGCCGGCACCCAGATAACCAGGGAGTAG